From the Trifolium pratense cultivar HEN17-A07 linkage group LG4, ARS_RC_1.1, whole genome shotgun sequence genome, the window atcagAAACTTTATATCAATAATACGTGCGTCGTGTAGTAGGAATGTTAACTATAGCACAAGATTGTCAATTGCAGATCGTGGAAAATACCAGATTCTTCAAATTCTGCTACACAGCAGAGCTATTGCGCCACTATTTGACAACGTTTTGTAATAAATACCGTATTAAGGAACAACAtcgatttgttcaaatttttgtGACGTTATAGCGCTATTAGAACTGTTACTTAACAACACTTGCTATAGTCGCACTGTAGTGGATGCTTCAATGGCAAATAGATTATCAAAATCGCAAACAAAGGCATGTGGTGATTTTTACGTTAATTAGCTAAGGATGATAGTATCATATGACACGAAGACTTCACTACACACACATATTCTCCATTTCTCCTCATGTAATCAGAATCCCTTTCTCTAAAGTAAGGATAGCTTCTCTGAGAAAAAACCTTCAAGCTATATCTATTATTTGGACTGCATCCATTGGCTCTCATGCAACATTAAGAATCTGGTGGATTATCACCATCTATGCATCTTGAGATAAAAGAAAGAACATAAGACAAACATGGAAGACATTCAATTTAAAATCTCTATGGATGATTTTCTATAAGACACGACTTACCATCTTCCTTATGAATCTCTACGGGTCGATTGATATATGATACTTTGTCCCAATTATCAATCACTGGAGCatcttcaaaatcatcaaaatcttcGTTGACAGTCCACAAATATAAACGAACAGGAATTCTACCTAACAAGATAGtagatgtaaaaaaaaattcagtttaatATGGATGGAGTAAAGGTGTGCCTGCATGAAACCAATTCAAGTCACGTGATTTTAAAGTTTGACATCTCGTGATTTTAAAGTTGTATGTAAATCCAAGACTAGATGTTGTTCTTATTGCTTAAGATCCTAgagtaaaatataaatgatcCATTTTGTGAATTCTTCAAAACGTAAAATTGGACGTCTTATTATAATGTAGTTGCCACTAGTAAGAgtcattgtgaaacctaaataAGTCATAAAGCCTAAATTCTATAAAATGCCAACCTTAAAATACCAACATATAGTCTACACAGTATTGGAAATTATATTACACAAAAAAGTTTGTATAGTGAGAGAACCAATctcaaaaaacttattggaagttcttttttttttttttttgacaaaaacttATTGGAAGTTCTAGATTTCAAAAGTTGGGGAAAACACGAAGCGGTCCATAAAAGAAAGGTAAGCGGGAAAAAAAAGGCAAATTAGCTGAAAAAACAAGTTCATGTTGCTCACTTGTCTTCACTTGTCCAACAGCTTCAGCATCCCCAGTACTTTGTTGAGATTTAGTCGAGGCTGAATCGACATTTTCTGTATATTCATCTTCAAAAGTTTCCAGCTTAAGCTTAGATGACACCCGGCTATAAGATTCCAAATTACCTGTCATGCAAATGAGGGTCGACCATGAGAAGTGAGCAACAAATTTATTCTCCGTAAATTACCAACAGCAGATATAGCCGATGTGTTTTACagatttcttttgttaaattacTATATTTTGCTGAACTTATCTTTTCTGGCAAATAGTGGGAAATGTATGTTAACCGTGTCACTTTTAATAACTTTTGGTGCCTACGAAGCTGTGATGCTCATGAATAGTTGCGAATATTACACATAGATATAGAGAAATTTTCTTCATTATGAAAGCGAAAGCAAAATCAAAAGAAGCTCACTCTTATTTCCAAATAAATCCTCTTCATTATCAATATATTTCACACTTTTCTCTTCCAAAGcaattttcaaaatagcacAAAATGGGCTGGCCCAAAAGTCCAAAAGTACAACAGTCTCCCTTTGAAATGTTAACAGTATAATTGTTTGGAGACTCATactctttattttctttactACTTGTGAGTGATGACTTGTAATTAATTGTGAgagaaattgaaatttataggagaatttattttggttttttttttttttagaatatgaTGTTTGCTATGTGTTCTTTGTATTATCTTCAAAATTGGTGTTACTACTACATTGTTGTAAATGTCAATATCTATATCCTTTGGTATGGACGTGGGATTAGAGGAGCATATGCGGACATTACCAAAAATTGCCGGCAAAAGGCTCtatgtatttttgtttcatttcaaTTGGCGATATATACAAACTATGTATCACAAGAGAAGTATAATTTAATCTTCTAGTTACAATTTATATTCAttctattaaattaattttaagtgAAACCAACATAGTAGTTGGAACCGGAAGAGTTGGCAACATCACTCTTCTCTCAAAATAAAATTCGAGTTCGATTTCTAGAGTCGCTCATTTAGGAGGTAGTTCAGTCCTAATAAAAAAATCAGATGTTCCACTACTAACCAAGAGTTTAATGATATTCTACTTAATGAAATCAACAAAAAATCCTATCTTTATCCTACACGCATAAAcaggatttttttttcattgtagAATATgaacagaaaaacaaaataaaaacataggAAGCATATAGGCATTAATAACAAGCAAGAAGTAATCATACCATTCAAAACGGAGCCCCAGAGATCCGCCTGATCAGTTTGAGACATGTTCATGATATTCTTGCAATTCCCAGTTATTACATATGCAGCCTACcgtaaaaattaaaatccagTTAGGCTCAGTGAAAATAAGAACATTAAGCATCTCACATATATTGCCATCGAAATGACATTACAAATTTTATTGGAAGTTTCTTTCAATATTTGTAAACAATATTTAAGCTGATAgtggactaaaaacatattttaacaAAAGGTCAAAAGCTAATCTTAAAAAGCAAAAGGAGAAAACAGTTCTACATAGATTTTAACAAAACCACGATTGgagtaataataaatgtgtgCAAGTGCAATATTGCAATGTATTCAGAAAAACACTAACTCTAACCTCAACAAAGCATTTCAAAGCAAGGTTGTTCAACAACTACAACATTAACCAAGTTCCACTAATGTTATCCATCTAAAACCATAACCCTAGCTACTGACATCATAATTTTCTTACTATCCTTTTCTTATACTATATTTACTAATGACCCTTGTAAAAGACTAAAGTGAAATATGTCTAAAGAATCATATATGCAGTTACTATCAAATTCTATTTTGTCATACATAGGCATGAGGtatcattttattaatcaaacaCGTACATCATAAACACGCTCAGAGAAATAAGAGATCACACAACTGACCTCTTTCAGTGAGTTAATAAAACTCCACTTTACACTGTCTTCGCCTTCACATGGAAGCAGTAAATTACTTGGATATCCTCTAAAGTGTACCTACAAATCAGAAAGTACATAGATTGAATATAGCTGTGCATTGGAAAGATAGCTTCATCATGCCATTAAATGTTTGTAGTGAATTAAacaagataaaattttaattgaagtTTTCTTCAATCCCAAATTCATTAAAGActtcatttatttttgtcattatAAAAAACTTCATTTACATCAATCAATGTGGTGCTAAATCAAATTAactaaagaagaaaatcaacataaaatttaaagatCTTACTGTTAAATTCCATGGCCTTTCTGGCTCCATGCATAAAAGATCAAAAAGAACTCCAGTTGGTATATACCTGTACAAGCCATggcaaaaaaaagtttccaagattaaaattttattttccatgACATATACTATGCTTGCTGCTGAAGAGTGCAGACATGTTTCttgttgagaaaataaatagttaCTGCAATGTAACAATTGAGAAACAATGACAATGTAGCACAACAACGATAAAATGCTTTAAACATCAATGAATGGGGAAATTAAAGGGTAAGCAAATCAATACTATCATCGGTGAAAGTTTATTCTAGAGTAAATATCAAAATTGGCCCTTGTAGGACTCTATCAGTCTAATCTCTCGCTCTAAGGGATTGTATAAGTCTGCTGTTATTTGCAGGGACTAGATAACATTAAGCTGGTAATATCGAGAGGACGAATTTGAAACTAAGTAAATAATGTCAAAGATGCATTTGATAACAGATTCATAATGACGGACGAACTTTGATTAACATTTTGCAATATTGATAATTTAGGAGACTAGGTTGATTCACCCCTACATTTTCAAGAACCAATTTGAGTATTACTCTTCATTCTAATATATCTGATCTTAGGACAATGCCCTATCTCTACACCAATTAAACACTATGTAGCACTGACACTTCTGACCGAAGACATACTCACACTTCTGACCGAAGACATGTCCTGGTGTCCAACATGTGTCGATGTCTGACACCGACACattgattacattgaattatgtcatttttctcaaaatttcaTCGGTGTTGACAGGTGTTGACATGTCCGGTGTCCGTGCTTTATAGATTAAACATAAATACAATagaaaaaaactacaaaatagTACCACTTGAGAGGCAATCCTTTGTACTCAAACCAAATAGTGTCAACTCCAGGAGGAAGTGTAGCACTGAAGTGAGGCTTCAACAGAGAAATCAACAAAGGCAAGTACCCTATCCTAGGTGCCAAAACCTAAAACCACAAACAAAATGTGAAAACAACAATCAACAATCAATAATAGATAAATAATGGGAAAATATGAAAATTGCAGCATGTGAACTGATTAACTAAAAAGGTAAGATTTTTAAGGTTTAAATGAAAAACCCATGatgtaaaaatttaaaattgaagtggtaaacaagaaaatatggtgaaaaaatgaaaaaagaggaaAAGGGTGTGTTGGTTCATACGAGAGCGGGTGGAGGGGGAGGAAGAGTGGTGACTTCAGATTCATGAAGATGAATCTGAAGAGGAATTGCCCCTTTCCATACGTATTTCTGCGCTTCACTCAtcgcttcttcttcttcaaagatctctttctctctctctctgcagTCCTTTGATCAACTTCAACTTTTACTTCAAcccttctttttttctttttgctgtttttatttatttgtgttattattttaatacatttaaatttattttaattttaattcatactcatcttgcttttatttttggtacatggACGAAAATTGTAAAGTTATCATAGACTTATACACTCGTGTGAAAGAGTTGGATTTCGAACCCGGTCATGatattcgatcaaaaaatttcAGCATTTTATTTTGCCCTTATGGACATACTCATCTTGCTAATTGCtatgttgatttatttttttgcctATATATGAAATGACAAATATAATTGAAACTCGTCTCTAACTAATGATTCTAGTCTAGATTTAAATAAGATGGAGTGTTCAGTTTAGTAATATTAAGAGGGTTTTGCTAACAAGTGTCTTGGGCATTCTTTAAGCattcaatttaaataaattatttatttaaaaaataaaatattttaattttcaatgtgttaatttcacacatttccataaaaacttactatttaaggtgTTTAAAGAGTGTCACAGAACATTCATTAGCATTTctcatattaatattaataatattacaaGTTGATGCGAGACTTATGAATGGTGTTAACTTGTGCCtttaagaccatctccaatggtgtagtacctattaggtactcatggtacttattaggtactaccattggagcacaacacattttagtaccaaATATGTACCACTTCTCAAATAAGCACCCTCTCTCATAGTACTTAATAGaatttgtgggacccatttataaatatgtagagTTATTGATGAAATGTGTAGTTATTTGTGAGACcggtttagaattttttaagaggtgctgggttggagagattgagtacttattaggtactattattaaaaaattataaatgagtgatgtgtacatgCGGGACCCACTTAAGTACCCAAAATTGGatttctccattgtggatgctctagggcacatgttaagctacctaaaaatagaaatataacatttaatgatacaaagaatttaatgtttagaaaattgaatacaccacaagttcaataaattgtttacaaatttatcttcttaacatgtgctctaagggcacaagttaacattatccttaaacaaaaattgttaatttggggattaatttaaaatctaaaaatatagtaaattttgattttggtctcaaaaaataaaaattagactGCTATCTGACTCTATAATTCGTTAGTCACTTTGGTTCATGACAATAAAAATTACTATTAACTTTTCAAAAAAGATGATGCGACACCGGGgactaaaatgaataataatattattcttcttcatcttcttattcttccatcttcatcatcaccaaTCTTCAAGAAAACcgtaaagaaataaaaaaacttaagtGTGAAATGAACCGAAGTACCGAACTAAAATTAACCAAACCAATTTTAGTAGTTCATGAACCGAACATATAATTCAATTATTGTTCTCTAACTAGAACTCAACCGCAGTTACCCAAATTAAACTGTTAAAAATTGAACTGTGATATCTTGATTACATAACAACTTATAAGAGAAATGGAATTTGTaacttctaatttttttaaatcataatGAATTAAGGGAAATaatattcattattttaatGAAATGGTTTAAGTTGTCGAATTTATAATCtcacaaatcaaaaaaatattttagtgtTAAACAAACTCTTGGTACAATAAATGagctctaatttttttatttattttctctaagttttttcataaaaaaaaaatggttttgagTCTTTTTGACCCCAAATCACCTCTTGTACATCTCTTTTCATTTGCTTTAATCTAAATAAAtgattttcacatagattatatttttgttttttatgtgaTTTTGTGCAACATTATTTGATATCTCATCTTGGTGCGATATTTGTTAGCTTTCCTGTCTTGTTGCGATATCCGTTTGATTGAATCGACAGATAACTTCGATCAACTACCGATTCATTAtcttgacaaatttataataataaataaaaaattatttatttgcataacctaaaaaataaatgaatccAAATGGACTCTTATTATTTAAGTCTAAAATTaagattaaaattatatattaaaaaaaaacccacTAGGTTTGGCCTAGTAATAATAAGAAGTTTGGATAATATGCTATGAGCTACGACTTCGATCCTCAGTTTAttgtaaacaaacaaaataaataaataaccttaaaaaaaactcaacaaatGTTTGGAATTACCgaattagacaaaaaaaatataaaagaaaaatttaaaaaaaaaaaaaaacagatgcAAAATGACACACAACATTGAAAATCATAGGTCACCGGTTTTTGATTCGAATTGGCGTTTGTGTTGTGTTGTACTCCACCATTGTAAGTAAACAATTCTTCATTCTTACATCAATTCCATTCTCTCCCATTTCCCTTTTTCAATTCATTCTCTTGTTATCACGTTTCCATCACCAACTTTTCCCCCAATTCTTTTTACCTTCATTCACAATCCATTCAAATAAAACACCCCACCAACTTTCACTACACCCCTTTTTCTGGGGTATtgaaaagtttcaatttttcttcagATCTCACCTTTTTTAACCATAAACAACACTACCCACAAAAACCCATTTCTGATTTATGTAAATTTTTCAACAATGTTTGGTGCTGTTCAATTTGGTTTATTTGCAgcttgtgttgttttgtttgttccAATGGGTATGGCTGGTTGGCATTTGAGTCGTAACAAGGTTCTTTTTTTCAGTGGTGCACTTTTCATTACTCTTGCAGTTGGTGTTCATCTTACTCCTTATTTTCCTTCTGTTACTGATTTTATTACTTCTGTTAAATCTTCATcttctgttgttgttgttgataataataatgatcatgatgttgttgttgttgaagatcGTGAGACTTGTGTTTCTTTACTTCATGAGATTACTTGGGAGGTTATGCCAAGTAAGGTTTTTGATCCTTTGTTGAATAATAATTCTTTGAATTATCAAAAGTTTTGGTCTTGGAGTAGATTAGATTCTGTTGATTTATGTGAGTTTCAGAAGCTTAAGAGAAATGACGTTTTGGATTTGCTTAATGGGTCTTGGGTTATGGTTGCTGGGGATTCACAAGCTAGGATTTTTACACTTTCTTTGTTGAGTTTGGTTTTGGATTCCAAGCGGGTTGAATCTGTTAAGAGTTTTTTGTTTAAAAGACATAGTGATTATCATATTGTTGTTGATGAGATGGATTTGAAATTGGATTTTATTTGGGCACCTTATCCTAATAATTTGACTGATTTAGCTACGAAGTTTAAGCGGAAACATTTGTATCCGGATGTTTTGGTGATGGGTTCTGGCTTATGGCATATGCTTCATGTTACAAATGCTTCTGATTATGGTGCTTTGTTGAGGTTGTTAAGGAATTCTGTGACATCAATGTTGCCTGTTTCGCCGAAATTTGGCAACGATGGGCCTGTGATGGGTTCTGTTTCTTCGGTTAGGTCTCCGCATTTGTTTTGGTTAGGTATGCCGACTTTGATAAACTCTATGTTGAATACACAAGAGAAGAGAGTGAAGATGAATGATGTAGTGCAAGGTGAGTATGATAGGGAGGTTCGGAAAAGTAGTATATTGAGGGAATTCGGTGGTCCGTTTCAACTACTTGATATAGGGTCCTTGAGTTTGAATTGTGGAATCAAATGTACAGACGATGGTATGCATTATGATAGTGCTGTTTATGAAGCTGAACTTCATATTATGTTCAATGCATTGCTTATAGAATCACATCAAAAGCTTTAAAGTATACTATGTTAGTGTTTGGAAACAGAAATTTCTGTAGTTGCACTGTGGGTTAAACCAGAAGCTATGCCGTAGAGGATTGGCCGGTAGCGAGGTGAGATCTCAACAAACGCAGAAGTAAATATCCGCTATGTGGTATTGATTCCTTCTTCAAAATGCTTGGCTCCCTCTATGCTAAGGGATATATACACGGTAGGATACACGCaacgattttgaattttataaattgagTAGTTCTTCAACCATAGCTTGCAAATTTTTGCTAGGTTGGTTAAGGGTTTtacattcaaattcaattagtttTAGAGTGATTTTTATAGCAAGTCTTAGCACATTTGAAATTCTTTTGTATTGTTCCAATGTATGCTAACAGCTCATGTATTAGTCACAAAAGTTGAAAACTCAAATTTCTGTACAAACAGTTGATACATGCTTTTAACCACACAATTTAATTGGGATTCATTTCTAATTTCTTTATGTGAATATCCTTTAGGCTAACTTGAATGTATTGCATGATGATTTCTGtttattagtttcttttttcGTCTCATCTTTGTGTTGTGTTATGGTAGAGCAGATTGATTAATTGCTGAGATCAAACTTGAAAACCATAACCATTGTtggctttctttaatttgttaatataCAATCAGTAAAAAGCTGTTTtgtgttgtatttttataaatgaaatgttGTTGACATGAGTAGAAAGTAGAAACATTTTGGGGCTTATTGCTAGGTATACATCATTCTAATATGATGTCATTAGGTTGAATGTTAGGATACAGAATGATGGTGAATTAGAGTAGTTAAGGGTTGTTATAGAAGTTAGTTAGTTGAGGTCGTCATAGAGCTACTTGTATAAATAGGAGAACACAATGTAGCGttgattattattaaatattgttAAACATTGTGAATAGAGTAGTAACTCTGTTGTGAAAGGGGACACCCTTTGAAGGAGAGATTTCTCTCCTATTCTTTCCTATTTCTTAATAAAAGTGTTCTCTCTTAGGAATCCAATTCTTGGGTTCCTAACATTGAATCACTTCACCTCTTTTTTCTCTATATGTATGCTTACGGATTGAtgaatattttgtcaaaaaaatgaaTGATCATTCATTCGAAGTTTTGACGAAACATTCATTATTTCAGTTATACTTCAACATTTAGAGAAATGTATGCTTACAGATTGATGAATGTTTTGTCAAAACTCTAAATGTATGCTGACTAATTTATAAAGGTTTGCAATTTGAAGTATGAACGAAATAAACGTTTATCAGTTGGATTAATTTGGATTTCAATCCCAGTCCGTTTAGTCCACAGACCTAAAATAGCGGCCTACCTGAATACCCAACTCTAGTGTAGTTACTACTTACTATAGCAGAATTGCATATTGTTCCCTCTTCGTTATCTACGGTAATTTACTTTAGAGATCTTTTAGCTATAACATAGCATGAAGATATTGCAATACTAAATGTACTCCATGTATCCAAGTATGTTGAGAGAGTAGCATTTCATTAGACTTATTAGCCAGTTTAACATATTCGTAATGGAGAAAAATATTGTCTATAAGCTCTCTTCTAACATAAATACAAGGCTTAGTAAGAgaaaattttgagcttatagcttataagctcatatgacCAAAAGAGATTTGTTTGGTACTttctccgtccctaattattaAGACAGTTTTGGAACATTTGCTTGTCCCTGGCTAAATGTAAGACCCTCTCCAAATTTTCAGATACATTTATTACtcttttttcaatattataCCACTAACTAATATTAACAATTTGTGTTGGAATATGAAAAGTCAACATTGAATACATTTGGCGTTAAAATCATTCAATTAGTTATGAAGTTGGACTTCATAGTTCATGTTATGTTCAAATGTTCAATGCATTGCTTATAGAATCTCATCAGAAATTTTGAAGTATACTATGTTAGTGTTTGGAAACAAAATTTTCTACAGTTGCACTGTGCGTTAAACCAGAACCAACGCCTTAGAGTGTTGGCTGAAAGCGCGGTGATATGTCAACAAACGCAGGATTAAACATCCGCTGTGTAGCATTGATTccttctttgaaatttttggcTCCCTCTATGCTAAGGGATATATACACGGTATGATACGCTAaacgattttaaattttataaactgAGTAGTTCTTCAATCATAGGCATAGCTTGCAAATTTTTGCTAGGTTGGTTAAGGGTGTCACATTCAAATTAGTTTTAGAgtgatttttttatagtaaactcatttaaaattctttggttttcttcttTTATGCTAATTCAAATGTAGTTGCACATTTGTATGATAACTTCTGtttattagtttcttttttgGCTCATCTTCATGTTGTGTTAATGGTGGAGCAGATTGATTAATTGTTGAGATCAAACCTTGAAACCATTGTTTGCTTTATTGGACGAGTTAATATTCAATGAAAAGctgttttgtgttgtttttttagAAATGTCATTAGATTGAATCAATTCACCCCTTTTGTCTCTAAATGTATGCTTACAGATTGATGAATGTTTAGTCAAAACTCCCGAAAATGAATTATGATACTTTCGGAGTTCTTCTGACAtaacattcattattttgttcataCTTCAACATTTAGAGAATTGTTTGCTTACCGATCGATGAATGTCAATTGATAAAGGTTTGCATTTTGAAGTATGAACGAAATAAACGTTTATTATCATATGGATTAATTTGGATTTCAATCCCAGTCTGTTCAGCCCACGTGCTTAAAATAGCGACCTACTTGTATACCCAGCTTTAGTGTAGTTACTAGTAAATTACATAATCTAGACAAATTTACTATAATCATTGAGCAATAACATTGTATGAAGAGATGTCAGTATCGATTGTAGTCTATGTAACCAAGAAAGGTGAGTGAGTAGCATGTCATTAGACTGATAGCCAGTTTGTCTGGAGAAAAATGCATTCTTTAAGCTCTTCTAAGACTGCTTATTGTTGCTCAATCAGCTTATATCATTGGTGtttttatttgcattttcaTTTCCTTAATAGTAATCCTAGAATGTTGTAAGGAAActgattttatttgtttcttattttgtttGATGTGTTCTTATGTGACTCGTGTATCATAGATTCGTATCGATGCTAAAAAATTCCTTTTGAGTATGCCCGTTGATTGGTTTCAATGTCTCTTCGGTTAGAAGTTGTGGATAGTATTAATATAAATGTTCTATGCTATTTTCTGGAATGTTGATACCAAAAATCAACATGTCCTCTCAACTCAAATAACTAAATGTGAGTTAAACCAGAAAAAATAGTATAAGCTGCGGAATTATATACATTGCTGAATTATTTACTTTCTTGTTTGAAAGGAGCTTAAAAGATGCAGAAAGATCTACTAACAGAGGTGATATGATTCTTAATTCAGAGGTAATGAAAATGAACTCAAAGGAAAAGTAAAAGAAGTGCCATGGAATCACAAGTTGATCGATTCAAACACCTGAGATGGCTAAAATCCGTCACACACTCGCATTCGCCTAGTGTTTTTTCATAACACCTGATAATTACGAATAAAAGAAGACTTAAGAATGGTCCTTCAAAAACACACACTCTACTCCTTTTAAGATCATGATAACATAGCTCCGTGACTAGCTAAACTAGCCATGCATGTCTATCACTAGGGTTGTGCACGGTGCATCCTCCTTAAAACTAGCTCTCGGATAAGCTAAATTATCGTGCGGTGCTATCATCCACCAAGGACAAAAAGGAACTTTAACTCCTCCACTTACCGGTGCTCTAGACAAACATGTCTCCTCCAACTAAACTCTCACACCCACATATATTCAACTTGC encodes:
- the LOC123920695 gene encoding autophagy protein 5 → MSEAQKYVWKGAIPLQIHLHESEVTTLPPPPPALVLAPRIGYLPLLISLLKPHFSATLPPGVDTIWFEYKGLPLKWYIPTGVLFDLLCMEPERPWNLTVHFRGYPSNLLLPCEGEDSVKWSFINSLKEAAYVITGNCKNIMNMSQTDQADLWGSVLNGNLESYSRVSSKLKLETFEDEYTENVDSASTKSQQSTGDAEAVGQVKTSRIPVRLYLWTVNEDFDDFEDAPVIDNWDKVSYINRPVEIHKEDGKYFSLNDAVKRLLPEYFPESSFGNEGDASINQSAGEEGENSCDPESSSHTVEIAEIKCVRIQGIEPSLEVPFSWVVNNLMNPEYFLHMCVCLKVSEANALQ
- the LOC123920696 gene encoding protein ALTERED XYLOGLUCAN 9 codes for the protein MFGAVQFGLFAACVVLFVPMGMAGWHLSRNKVLFFSGALFITLAVGVHLTPYFPSVTDFITSVKSSSSVVVVDNNNDHDVVVVEDRETCVSLLHEITWEVMPSKVFDPLLNNNSLNYQKFWSWSRLDSVDLCEFQKLKRNDVLDLLNGSWVMVAGDSQARIFTLSLLSLVLDSKRVESVKSFLFKRHSDYHIVVDEMDLKLDFIWAPYPNNLTDLATKFKRKHLYPDVLVMGSGLWHMLHVTNASDYGALLRLLRNSVTSMLPVSPKFGNDGPVMGSVSSVRSPHLFWLGMPTLINSMLNTQEKRVKMNDVVQGEYDREVRKSSILREFGGPFQLLDIGSLSLNCGIKCTDDGMHYDSAVYEAELHIMFNALLIESHQKL